A region of Mesorhizobium sp. M3A.F.Ca.ET.080.04.2.1 DNA encodes the following proteins:
- a CDS encoding ABC transporter substrate-binding protein: protein MAPIDRSFSRRRFLGGSAMAVTAGALGMPFVRTARAQAATFKAGVITSLSGENILGGNLTKQGYDLWADAINAKGGVEVAGDRFKVEMFYGDDQSSPATGADAAERLIVQNGVDVLFGPYTSGSTIAVQPICQKYQVPMISGSAESPNVWKAKPEFNFGIIPAVDTTSGLSLGVLAKLSKPAAKTVAVISVNEPFSKETGEGFRDGAKAAGLELATYELVPPEGDLTPIISKIAALNPDIVAVGGHEEVLINVVKTSKSLNYRPKALIMHYGITNPAFAQALGADADGTTGVVVWLPTVAYKDDVFGTAKDFAQMAQKKLGGEPDYTAAACAASGLVLGDALKRLGKKPALTPENRVALKDAIAETDIQTFYGPIKFEKDGPHYHDNIQPVPVLVQIQGGKTVAVGPKEAAAADYIYPLPAWK from the coding sequence ATGGCTCCAATCGATCGTTCTTTCTCGCGCCGTCGGTTCCTTGGCGGCAGCGCCATGGCCGTCACGGCCGGTGCTCTCGGCATGCCGTTCGTGCGAACGGCGCGCGCCCAAGCGGCGACCTTCAAGGCGGGCGTGATCACCTCGCTCTCGGGCGAGAACATCCTCGGCGGCAACCTGACCAAACAGGGCTATGACCTTTGGGCGGATGCGATCAACGCCAAGGGCGGCGTGGAGGTAGCTGGTGACCGCTTCAAGGTCGAGATGTTCTACGGCGACGACCAGAGCAGCCCGGCGACGGGTGCAGACGCCGCCGAGCGGCTGATCGTGCAAAACGGGGTCGACGTGCTGTTCGGTCCCTATACCAGCGGCTCGACCATTGCCGTACAGCCGATCTGTCAGAAGTACCAGGTGCCGATGATCTCCGGTTCGGCCGAATCGCCCAACGTCTGGAAGGCGAAGCCTGAGTTCAATTTCGGCATTATCCCGGCGGTCGATACGACTTCGGGCCTGTCGCTGGGCGTGCTGGCGAAGCTTTCCAAACCGGCCGCGAAGACTGTTGCTGTGATCAGCGTCAACGAGCCGTTCTCGAAGGAGACGGGCGAAGGTTTTCGCGACGGCGCCAAGGCCGCCGGCCTCGAACTGGCCACCTACGAGCTGGTGCCGCCGGAAGGGGACCTCACGCCGATCATCTCCAAGATCGCGGCGCTCAACCCCGACATCGTCGCTGTCGGTGGCCATGAGGAGGTTCTGATCAATGTGGTCAAGACCTCGAAGTCGCTGAACTACCGGCCGAAGGCGCTGATCATGCACTACGGTATCACCAATCCGGCCTTCGCCCAGGCGCTCGGCGCCGATGCCGACGGCACGACGGGCGTGGTGGTCTGGCTGCCTACAGTGGCCTACAAGGACGACGTATTCGGCACGGCCAAGGACTTCGCCCAGATGGCGCAGAAGAAACTGGGAGGCGAGCCGGACTACACGGCCGCCGCCTGCGCGGCCAGCGGTCTGGTGCTGGGCGATGCGCTGAAGCGCTTGGGCAAGAAGCCGGCGCTGACGCCCGAGAACCGAGTGGCGTTGAAGGATGCCATCGCCGAAACCGACATCCAAACTTTCTACGGGCCGATCAAGTTCGAGAAGGACGGCCCGCATTACCACGACAACATCCAGCCCGTGCCGGTCCTGGTCCAGATCCAGGGCGGCAAGACTGTCGCGGTCGGGCCGAAGGAGGCCGCGGCAGCCGACTACATCTACCCACTGCCGGCCTGGAAATAG
- a CDS encoding branched-chain amino acid ABC transporter permease — MDLFLQTLLNGLLIGGVIATFTIAFQLAFGVLHVIDFAVGGWVVLGGYLGYYITAWLGLDGFLAIPLAFVLFGALGYLIGPVLYNVRNSRTARPELMALALSFGLFTLLRGGMLTAWGFNTRNVTTALSGESLAIGPVTVPLIRVVAAVFAAAIAGGLFLFLYRTRYGLAIRATAENRHNAALMGVNIGRLSANVYGLYAGITAMAGVLMGAIYSVNPEVGLRYTLFAFFVAVLAGLGSVEGALVAALLLGVIEAFVSTYVGASYSLLAIFTTLFLVLLISPRGILRRGL; from the coding sequence TTGGATCTTTTTCTCCAGACCTTGCTGAATGGCCTCCTGATCGGCGGTGTCATCGCCACCTTTACCATCGCCTTCCAGCTCGCCTTCGGGGTGTTGCACGTCATCGACTTCGCGGTCGGCGGCTGGGTCGTGCTGGGCGGCTATCTCGGCTACTACATCACCGCGTGGCTCGGGCTCGACGGCTTCCTCGCGATCCCGCTGGCGTTCGTTCTTTTCGGCGCCCTCGGTTATCTGATCGGCCCGGTGCTTTACAATGTTCGTAACAGCCGCACGGCGCGGCCGGAGTTGATGGCCCTGGCGCTCAGCTTCGGCTTGTTCACGCTACTGCGCGGCGGCATGCTGACCGCGTGGGGCTTCAACACCCGCAACGTCACAACCGCGCTGAGCGGCGAAAGTCTGGCGATCGGCCCGGTCACGGTTCCGTTGATCCGGGTTGTGGCAGCGGTGTTCGCCGCGGCGATCGCCGGCGGGCTCTTCCTGTTTCTTTATCGCACCCGCTACGGACTGGCGATCCGCGCAACTGCCGAGAACCGGCACAATGCCGCACTGATGGGTGTCAACATCGGACGACTGAGCGCCAATGTCTATGGCCTCTATGCCGGCATCACCGCCATGGCCGGGGTCTTGATGGGGGCGATCTACTCGGTCAATCCGGAGGTCGGCTTGCGCTACACGCTGTTTGCCTTCTTCGTAGCCGTTCTTGCCGGTCTGGGTTCTGTCGAGGGCGCGCTGGTGGCGGCCCTTTTGCTAGGCGTCATCGAAGCTTTCGTCTCGACCTATGTCGGCGCCAGCTATTCGCTGCTGGCGATCTTTACCACGCTGTTTCTAGTTCTTTTGATATCCCCGCGTGGGATCCTGCGGCGGGGGCTCTGA
- a CDS encoding branched-chain amino acid ABC transporter permease: MALLPTNAQWRGLVLLAIIIVVLGALPWTVNNYWLRIATGALMWAGLACSWNMLGGYAGYINFGQSAFFGLGAYVTAFLMGDPFGLPFSATIPAGMVVTALCAVIIGAPTLRLRGAYFAIATWAFAEVLIQFASAMDFTGGIGGIGLPPYLNERFFYFAMVGTAVLTYFLTWALFERSRFGLKVKALRDHEPAAEAMGINTALVKLQTFVLSAVTASVFGAIFAYWVTFINPKSVFGGDITDQMVVMVLLGGLGTLWGPAIGGVALFVVNRLIWMYWGDTAFYIAILGTAIVLVVLFLPNGIAGLFARRKNDALDKVLDKLIGSGEGGHP; the protein is encoded by the coding sequence ATGGCGCTGCTACCGACAAACGCGCAATGGCGAGGCCTCGTTCTCCTCGCCATCATCATCGTCGTGCTAGGCGCCCTGCCATGGACGGTGAACAATTACTGGCTGCGCATCGCCACAGGCGCGCTGATGTGGGCGGGGCTCGCTTGCTCATGGAATATGCTGGGCGGATATGCCGGCTACATCAATTTCGGCCAGTCGGCCTTTTTCGGTCTTGGCGCCTATGTAACCGCGTTCCTGATGGGCGATCCTTTCGGGTTGCCTTTCTCAGCTACCATTCCCGCCGGCATGGTGGTGACCGCATTGTGCGCGGTCATCATCGGCGCACCGACACTGAGGCTGCGTGGCGCCTACTTCGCCATCGCCACCTGGGCTTTTGCCGAGGTGCTGATCCAGTTCGCTTCGGCAATGGATTTCACCGGCGGCATCGGTGGTATCGGACTGCCTCCATATCTCAACGAACGCTTCTTCTATTTCGCTATGGTCGGGACCGCCGTGCTGACGTACTTCCTCACCTGGGCGCTGTTCGAGCGTTCGCGCTTCGGGCTGAAGGTGAAGGCGCTACGCGACCACGAGCCAGCGGCAGAGGCGATGGGCATCAACACGGCCCTGGTCAAGCTGCAGACTTTCGTGCTCAGCGCTGTCACGGCGTCCGTCTTCGGCGCCATCTTTGCTTACTGGGTTACCTTCATCAATCCGAAGTCCGTTTTCGGCGGCGACATCACCGACCAGATGGTAGTGATGGTGCTGCTGGGCGGCCTGGGCACGCTGTGGGGACCGGCCATCGGCGGCGTCGCATTGTTCGTCGTCAACCGGCTGATTTGGATGTATTGGGGCGACACCGCCTTCTACATCGCCATCCTCGGCACCGCCATCGTCTTGGTGGTGCTGTTTCTGCCCAACGGCATCGCCGGGCTGTTCGCAAGGCGCAAGAACGACGCGCTGGACAAAGTCCTGGACAAGCTGATCGGCAGCGGTGAGGGAGGTCACCCATGA
- a CDS encoding ABC transporter ATP-binding protein: MSGGMQSAADPILSVRGLFKHFGGIKAANGVELAVGRHEIAGLIGPNGCGKSTLFSLVSGTIMPDKGEICFDGHAVAGMSAHRVARLGLARTFQIPALFDNMTVTENLLAAAAEGHWQGAHERAAETLTLLKLEHVADNRASDLSGGQQKLLEFGRAVMRQASLILLDEVTAGVHPNIRKIILEAIARLRKQGVSFLVIEHDMEMVRNVCDRIIVMDSGRVVTSGAFEDIVRNSEVMQTYLGRPQ, encoded by the coding sequence ATGAGCGGCGGGATGCAGTCGGCAGCCGATCCGATCCTGAGCGTGCGCGGGCTCTTTAAGCATTTCGGCGGCATCAAGGCCGCCAACGGCGTCGAACTGGCGGTCGGGCGGCACGAGATTGCCGGGCTCATCGGCCCCAATGGCTGCGGAAAATCGACCCTGTTCAGCCTCGTTTCCGGCACGATCATGCCGGACAAGGGCGAGATCTGCTTCGACGGCCATGCCGTCGCCGGAATGAGCGCGCACAGAGTCGCCCGGCTCGGCCTGGCCCGTACCTTCCAGATCCCGGCCCTTTTCGACAATATGACGGTGACCGAGAACCTTCTTGCGGCGGCGGCGGAAGGTCACTGGCAGGGCGCACACGAGCGCGCGGCCGAGACACTTACCCTCCTCAAGCTCGAGCATGTCGCCGACAACCGCGCCTCGGACCTGTCCGGCGGTCAGCAGAAGCTGCTGGAATTTGGTCGCGCCGTCATGCGGCAAGCATCGCTGATCCTGCTCGACGAGGTAACGGCAGGCGTCCACCCCAACATCCGGAAGATCATCCTGGAAGCGATTGCCCGGCTGCGCAAACAGGGCGTGTCCTTCCTCGTCATCGAACATGACATGGAGATGGTTCGCAACGTCTGCGATCGAATCATCGTCATGGATTCGGGACGGGTGGTAACCAGCGGCGCCTTCGAGGACATCGTGCGCAATTCTGAAGTCATGCAGACCTACCTGGGACGCCCGCAATGA
- a CDS encoding ABC transporter ATP-binding protein has protein sequence MSTLASENIVTGYGKQEIVHGISLTAELGKITCIFGPNGCGKSTLLKAIAGALPVWNGAARLGETVLSNLPVHEVVRQGLVLMPQGGGVFPRLTVMENLRMGGYAIADKRLVERRIETLIDQYPSLARRRKTAAGALSGGEQAMLSLARALVSEPRFILLDEPSAGLSPAMVIETLERITTLTKQGIGILMVEQNIREAMPIADKLYILAAGSKRFEGSPQDVRDDRQIMDIYMGGV, from the coding sequence ATGAGCACGCTGGCCTCCGAGAACATCGTCACCGGCTACGGCAAACAGGAGATCGTTCATGGTATCTCGTTAACGGCCGAGCTCGGAAAAATCACTTGCATCTTCGGGCCGAACGGCTGCGGCAAATCCACCTTGCTGAAGGCCATCGCCGGAGCGCTGCCGGTGTGGAACGGCGCCGCCCGCCTTGGCGAGACCGTGCTGTCCAATCTGCCCGTGCACGAGGTGGTACGGCAGGGGCTGGTGCTGATGCCGCAGGGCGGTGGCGTGTTCCCGCGCCTGACGGTGATGGAGAACCTGCGCATGGGCGGTTACGCTATCGCCGACAAGCGGCTGGTGGAAAGGCGCATTGAGACATTGATCGACCAGTATCCGTCGCTGGCCAGGCGGCGCAAAACGGCGGCGGGCGCGTTGTCGGGCGGCGAGCAGGCGATGCTGTCGCTGGCCCGCGCACTGGTTTCGGAGCCACGCTTTATCCTGCTCGACGAGCCTTCCGCCGGCCTATCACCGGCCATGGTGATCGAGACGCTGGAGCGCATCACGACGCTGACGAAGCAAGGCATCGGCATATTGATGGTCGAGCAGAACATCCGTGAAGCCATGCCGATCGCAGATAAGCTCTACATCTTGGCCGCCGGCTCGAAACGCTTCGAGGGCAGCCCGCAAGACGTCCGCGACGACCGTCAGATCATGGACATTTACATGGGTGGAGTCTGA
- a CDS encoding sigma-70 family RNA polymerase sigma factor: MDVIPYLEDLWRYGRVLTGNDSEADDLVQEALVRALSMATSYDSSRPLLPWLVTIVRNTFLTHASRAHAERQRLATFADVSESALPPAQEHSAELSNVRKALARIPADQAEILHLVGVLGFTYAEAAELLGVPSGTVMSRLSRARAALKQNLENTDGGSSRHFKIVGGRDVAH; encoded by the coding sequence TTGGACGTCATACCGTACCTGGAGGATCTTTGGCGTTACGGTCGCGTCCTGACCGGCAACGACTCTGAGGCGGATGATTTGGTTCAGGAGGCGCTTGTCCGCGCCCTGTCAATGGCCACCAGCTATGACAGTTCTCGCCCATTGCTGCCCTGGCTCGTTACGATCGTTCGCAACACGTTTCTCACACATGCTAGCCGGGCCCATGCCGAACGGCAGCGCCTAGCAACATTCGCGGATGTGTCCGAGTCAGCATTGCCGCCTGCGCAAGAGCATTCTGCGGAACTCTCCAATGTAAGAAAGGCTCTGGCGCGAATTCCGGCCGATCAAGCCGAGATACTGCATCTGGTCGGGGTACTCGGCTTCACCTATGCGGAAGCGGCCGAGCTGCTGGGCGTGCCGTCAGGAACGGTGATGTCCCGCCTGAGCCGCGCTCGCGCGGCGTTGAAGCAAAACCTGGAAAATACGGACGGCGGGTCTTCCCGTCATTTCAAGATCGTGGGAGGGCGCGATGTGGCCCACTGA
- a CDS encoding SH3 domain-containing protein: protein MHSGVGFLTVRRQVKRRLHFVFVLLILTTALVSIPATTTGLRAEVRTLPLPRFVSLKASPANLRVGPGTGYDIEWVMTRPGIPLEIYQEYDNWRRVRDWEGTTGWIYSPLLSGRRTGIVAPWANNEVALRKKPTIDGPITAWLEPRVGVRLTGCDGKWCAVALGMTTGFVRQTDLWGAYPGEVL, encoded by the coding sequence ATGCATTCCGGTGTCGGTTTCTTGACAGTCCGCCGGCAGGTCAAACGACGGTTACACTTCGTATTCGTCCTTCTCATTCTTACAACTGCGTTGGTCTCGATACCCGCAACGACGACAGGGCTGCGGGCTGAGGTCCGGACTCTTCCGCTGCCCCGCTTCGTCTCACTGAAAGCTTCACCCGCCAATCTGCGCGTCGGGCCGGGCACAGGCTACGACATTGAATGGGTCATGACACGACCGGGCATCCCCCTGGAAATCTACCAAGAGTATGACAATTGGCGCCGTGTAAGGGATTGGGAGGGGACCACCGGATGGATCTACAGTCCGCTGTTGTCAGGGCGCAGAACCGGTATTGTCGCTCCCTGGGCGAACAATGAAGTAGCGCTGCGCAAGAAACCGACAATCGATGGTCCTATCACGGCCTGGCTCGAGCCTCGCGTCGGGGTCAGACTGACAGGGTGTGACGGGAAATGGTGCGCTGTTGCCCTAGGGATGACGACCGGCTTCGTCAGACAAACCGACTTGTGGGGCGCATATCCCGGCGAAGTGCTTTGA